The following proteins are encoded in a genomic region of Brachypodium distachyon strain Bd21 chromosome 1, Brachypodium_distachyon_v3.0, whole genome shotgun sequence:
- the LOC112269976 gene encoding uncharacterized protein LOC112269976, translating into MEEDDHGGKRQYSRVRLCIDAVRYVVTLLMLVAALGVTVGAFAVSLRSEKLFVEVADGHVSVSASSNSSSPSDVTLSFSFNWINPSGRAGIQYSGIKVGLFLNGDDKEYSLSDPPNRTYSVPPKLVTEVSFLDIKLDELSPVPSMALVRRLQRTTKAKATTLVSLSGRLRTQVTGGLLTELKYTREVEAKYVCAQVTVGDGGSPQRQLQDAAQNVRCTESSQS; encoded by the exons ATGGAAGAAGACGACCATGGCGGCAAGAGGCAGTACTCAAGAGTTCGACTGTGCATAGACGCGGTGCGCTATGTGGTGACCCTCCTGATGTTGGTGGCCGCCTTGGGGGTCACCGTCGGCGCCTTCGCCGTGTCCTTGCGCTCCGAGAAGCTCTTCGTCGAAGTCGCCGACGGACACGTGTCCGTGTCCGCGTCGTCCAACTCCTCGTCACCCTCCGACGTgaccctctccttctccttcaa CTGGATCAACCCCAGCGGGCGCGCCGGCATCCAGTACAGCGGCATCAAAGTCGGCCTGTTCCTCAACGGCGACGACAAGGAATATTCCTTGTCGGATCCGCCAAACAGGACATATTCAGTGCCGCCCAAGTTGGTGACCGAGGTGTCGTTCCTGGATATTAAACTCGACGAGCTCTCTCCGGTGCCGTCCATGGCGCTTGTCCGGAGGTTGCAACGCACGACCAAGGCGAAGGCGACGACACTAGTGTCTTTGAGTGGCAGGCTGAGGACCCAGGTTACGGGCGGCCTGCTTACGGAGCTCAAATACACCAGGGAAGTCGAGGCCAAATACGTTTGCGCTCAGGTCAcagtcggcgacggcggatcgccgcagcggcagctacAAGATGCTGCGCAAAACGTGCGCTGCACTGAATCTAGTCAATCGTGA
- the LOC100844702 gene encoding Bowman-Birk type trypsin inhibitor TI1 isoform X1 has translation MKRGIAFILVLTLSLAGGRLSAAAVADVAIIRLPAHAGGMDAAGVASEGEEEKPWKCCDLTICARSFPPTCRCADVVKQCADGCKSCMGVPFGHICNDWYTGDPAQGATNGN, from the exons ATGAAGAGAGGCATCGCTTTCATCCTCGTGCTGACACTttcgctcgccggcggccgcctctccgctgctgccgtcgccgacgTCGCCATAATCCGCCTCCCCGCTCACG CTGGAGGAATGGATGCAGCGGGAGTAGCGTCGGagggggaagaggagaagcCGTGGAAGTGCTGCGACCTGACGATTTGCGCGAGGAGTTTCCCGCCGACGTGCAGGTGCGCGGACGTGGTGAAGCAGTGCGCCGACGGCTGCAAGAGCTGCATGGGTGTCCCGTTCGGACACATCTGCAACGACTGGTACACTGGCGACCCGGCCCAAGGTGCCACCAATGGTAATTAa
- the LOC100840881 gene encoding bisdemethoxycurcumin synthase — protein MANISTPVSTIRAAQRADGPAAVLAIGTANPAHCVSQDDYPDYYFRITNSDHLTHLKHVFTKLCAAAGVEKRFFHHTEGLLKAHPELLLRRRGPSSSLDTRLDIVAAAAPELAASAAAKAIAEWGRPAADITHLVVSTNAGAHAPGCDARLATLLGLRRDVRRTVLQLNGCAAGCAALRLAKDMAENCRGARVLVACVELTVSAFRGPDEEGDSFESLIPQALFGDGAAAVIVGAIGADSDIIGNEHPPLFEMVSASQAVIPGTEGVLTMQLKNGGVIDGVISTELPRLAADNVERCLLEAFAAIGVDDGNMEWNDLFWAVHPGSTVILDHIDRALRLAPEKLAASRSVVRSYGNMLGATIIFVLDELRRQPLIMDHQWGVMMGFGPGFTVETMLLHAPATATNLNKLK, from the exons ATGGCAAATATTAGCACCCCAGTGAGCACGATCAGGGCTGCCCAGCGTGCGgacgggccggcggcggtgctggccATCGGCACGGCGAACCCGGCCCACTGCGTGTCCCAGGACGACTACCCCGACTACTACTTCCGAATCACCAACAGCGACCACCTCACTCACCTCAAACACGTCTTCACCAAGCTCTGTGCCGCTGCGGGCGTCGAGAAGCGCTTCTTCCACCACACGGAGGGGCTGCTGAAGGCGCACCCAGAgttgctcctccgccgccgcgggccgtCGTCCTCCCTCGACACccggctcgacatcgtcgccgcggccgccccggagctcgcggcgtcggcggccgccaaggccatCGCCGAGTGGGGCCGTCCGGCGGCGGACATCACCCACCTGGTCGTCAGCACCAACGCCGGCGCGCACGCCCCCGGCTGCGACGCCCGCCTGGCCACGCTCCTCGGCCTGCGCCGCGACGTCCGGCGCACCGTGCTCCAGCTCAACGGCTGCGCCGCGGGCTGCGCCGCGCTGCGCTTGGCCAAGGACATGGCCGAGAACTGCCGCGGTGCGCGCGTCCTCGTGGCCTGCGTCGAGCTCACCGTCTCCGCCTTCCGCGGGCCCGATGAGGAAGGCGACTCCTTCGAAAGCCTTATCCCCCAGGCTCTGttcggcgacggcgcggccgcCGTCATCGTTGGCGCCATCG GTGCTGACAGCGACATCATCGGCAACGAGCACCCGCCGCTGTTCGAGATGGTGTCGGCTTCGCAAGCCGTGATACCGGGGACGGAGGGGGTGCTCACGATGCAGCTCAAGAACGGCGGCGTCATCGACGGGGTCATCTCCACCGAGCTgccgaggctggcggcggacAACGTCGAGCGGTGCTTGCTGGAGGCGTTCGCCGCCATCGGCGTGGACGATGGTAACATGGAATGGAATGATCTCTTCTGGGCAGTGCACCCGGGAAGCACTGTGATCCTGGACCACATCGACAGGGCGCTCCGGTTAGCGCCGGAGAAGCTAGCGGCCAGCAGAAGCGTCGTGAGGAGCTACGGGAACATGCTTGGCGCCACGATCATCTTCGTCCTCGACGAGCTAAGGCGGCAGCCATTGATAATGGATCATCAGTGGGGGGTCATGATGGGATTTGGACCGGGGTTCACTGTCGAGACCATGCTGCTGCACGCACCTGCTACTGCTACCAAcctaaataaattaaaataa
- the LOC100840584 gene encoding 2-hydroxyisoflavanone dehydratase: MHANAENSRLAAAAATSRKAQQQNEVEVLVDLYPFIRKYKDGRVERFVSSPFVPADEHGRVATRDIVVDQGSGVSVRLFLPSGAGAAVDSGTGEACRTRLPLVVYFHGGSFCSESAFSRTYNRYASSLASNAGALVVSVEYRLAPEFPIPAAYDDAWTAFQWVQMQLQQVPSSLSFSADPWIADYADPTRTFLAGDSAGGNIAYHTAVRCCHHHHNLEIEGLIMVQPYFWGSDGRLPSETDDPVPAGSLFMPAYGVDRLWPFVTNGMAGNDDPRINPPVDEILSLSLTCRRVLMAVAEKDTLRDRGLRLAERMAPLTDMAVVKSEGEEHGFHLYNPLRATSKKLMKSIVQFIGNKPSPAPLAVAPSLVLGAPTRPFKDVFGYGMAMKRWTPPDARPNHIITALRTNNALKSGTNKIKSYRLFSGPLLPRKHQFSEAVVPWAWNSLIKKYGNF, from the exons atgcatgcaaacgCTGAGAATTCCCggttagcagcagcagcagcaaccagcCGTAAGGCGCAGCAGCAGAACGAAGTGGAGGTGCTGGTTGACCTGTACCCGTTCATCCGCAAATACAAGGACGGCCGTGTGGAGCGTTTCGTGAGCAGTCCATTCGTGCCTGCAGATGAGCACGGCCGTGTGGCAACCAGGGACATCGTCGTCGACCAAGGCAGCGGCGTCTCCGTTcgcctcttcctcccctccggtgccggtgccgccgtGGATTCCGGCACCGGCGAGGCCTGCAGGACGAGGCTTCCCCTTGTTGTCTACTTCCATGGCGGCTCCTTCTGCTCCGAGAGCGCCTTCTCCAGGACGTACAACCGGTACGCGTCCTCCCTCGCCTCCAACGCCGGGGCTCTCGTCGTGTCAGTGGAGTACCGCCTGGCGCCGGAGTTCCCCATACCGGCTGCCTACGACGACGCCTGGACAGCGTTCCAGTGGGTGCAGATGCAGCTTCAACAGGTGCCATCTTCACTGTCTTTCTCAGCCGATCCATGGATCGCCGACTACGCGGACCCAACGCGCACGTTCCTGGCCGGCGACAGCGCCGGGGGCAACATCGCTTACCACACGGCTGTACGCTGctgtcatcatcatcataacTTGGAGATCGAAGGGCTGATCATGGTGCAGCCCTACTTCTGGGGATCCGACGGCCGGCTGCCTTCCGAGACGGACGACCCCGTCCCGGCCGGTTCCTTGTTCATGCCGGCTTACGGCGTGGACAGGCTCTGGCCGTTCGTGACCAACGGCATGGCCGGCAACGATGACCCCCGTATCAACCCTCCCgtcgatgagatcttgtcgcTGTCGCTGACATGCCGTCGTGTACTTATGGCCGTGGCCGAGAAGGACACCTTGCGAGACCGAGGACTACGGCTGGCGGAACGCATGGCGCCGCTGACCGACATGGCGGTGGTGAAATCGGAGGGCGAGGAGCATGGCTTCCACCTCTACAACCCGCTTCGAGCCACCAGCAAGAAGCTCATGAAGAGCATAGTACAATTCATCGGAAac AAGCCGTCGCCTGCGCCGCTCGCCGTAGCGCCATCACTCGTGCTAGGCGCGCCAACCAGGCCGTTTAAGGACGTGTTTGGTTATGGGATGGCCATGAAACGTTGGACACCACCGGATGCACGCCCTAATCATATCATCACAGCACTACGTACTAATAATGCGTTAAAATCTGGAACTAATAAGATCAAAAGCTATAGGTTATTCTCAGGGCCACTGCTGCCTCGTAAACACCAATTCTCTGAGGCAGTAGTTCCGTGGGCGTGGAATTCTCTGATCAAGAAGTACGGCAACTTCTAG
- the LOC100844397 gene encoding multiple organellar RNA editing factor 5, chloroplastic/mitochondrial isoform X2, with amino-acid sequence MAAAAAAGARRLLSRRASSSASSISSLLRRGPCVAAAVHEPLLRPAVVAPRLGFLRGMARRPGGDGYSPTRSGGGGGGERAPTEMAPLFPGCDYEHWLIVMDKPGGEGATKQQMIDCYIQTLAKILGSEEEAKKKIYNVSCERYFGFGCEIDEETSNKLEGIPGVLFVLPDSYVDPENKDYGVRLGETEKPSWQFLALNANGLRTNVSLTVQHLGKIGF; translated from the exons atggccgccgccgccgccgccggagcccggAGGCTCCTGTCTCGACgcgcgtcctcctccgcctcctccatatcctcccttctccgccgcggccCGTGCGTGGCAGCGGCAGTACATGAGCCGCTGCTGCGCCCGGCGGTCGTGGCCCCCCGCCTCGGCTTCCTCCGCGGgatggcgcggcggccgggcggcgACGGGTACTCCCCGACGCggtccggcggcggaggaggaggggaacgCGCGCCCACGGAGATGGCGCCGCTGTTCCCCGGGTGCGACTACGAGCACTGGCTCATCGTCATGGACAAGCCCGGCGGGGAGGGCGCCACCAAGCAGCAGATGATCGACTGCTACATCCAGACCCTCGCCAAGATCCTCGGAAG cgaggaggaggccaagaAGAAGATTTACAATGTCTCGTGTGAGCGATACTTCGGTTTCGGGTGTGAGATTGATGAGGAGACATCCAACAAGCTGGAAG GCATTCCTGGTGTTCTGTTTGTGCTGCCCGATTCATATGTTGATCCTGAGAACAAGGACTATGGAG TCCGTCTTGGCGAAACGGAGAAGCCTAGTTGGCAATTTCTTGCTTTGAATGCTAATGGACTAAGAACAAATGTCTCTCTAACGGTTCAGCACCTTGGCAAAATAGGGTTCTGA
- the LOC100844702 gene encoding Bowman-Birk type trypsin inhibitor TI1 isoform X2 has translation MKRGIAFILVLTLSLAGGRLSAAAVADVAIIRLPAHAGVASEGEEEKPWKCCDLTICARSFPPTCRCADVVKQCADGCKSCMGVPFGHICNDWYTGDPAQGATNGN, from the exons ATGAAGAGAGGCATCGCTTTCATCCTCGTGCTGACACTttcgctcgccggcggccgcctctccgctgctgccgtcgccgacgTCGCCATAATCCGCCTCCCCGCTCACG CGGGAGTAGCGTCGGagggggaagaggagaagcCGTGGAAGTGCTGCGACCTGACGATTTGCGCGAGGAGTTTCCCGCCGACGTGCAGGTGCGCGGACGTGGTGAAGCAGTGCGCCGACGGCTGCAAGAGCTGCATGGGTGTCCCGTTCGGACACATCTGCAACGACTGGTACACTGGCGACCCGGCCCAAGGTGCCACCAATGGTAATTAa
- the LOC100839662 gene encoding chaperone protein ClpB1, with the protein MSSSSSLGSVVLVGASAVATAALTWSVWTLLEDYLHERRASSKKPLPGSILRALDAGALDPVIGRDAEIDRVVCILCRRTKNCAALVGAAGVGKTAIVEGLAQRIAAGNVPGALAGARIMQLDVGAMVAGTRLRGMFEQRFKEAIRTAEESDGKIILFVDEMHVLVGAGDTRDGTGDAANMLKPALARGRIRCVGATTTGEYRRYIEPDAALERRFQKVAVEQPSVDATIAILQGLKQRYQDHHGLRIQDDALVAAAQLAGRYIFGRQFPDKAIDLIDEACATTKMQADRQKQVKNGQCSPMITAPKELTVGRSHVAQVVSRWTRIPLTTIDQEDKEKLTHLAKTLHDRVVGQDETGR; encoded by the exons atgtcgtcgtcttcgtcccTGGGAAGCGTGGTGTTGGTGGGAGCATCAGCCGTGGCCACCGCCGCTTTGACCTGGTCCGTGTGGACGCTCCTGGAGGACTACCTCCACGAacgccgcgcctcctccaaGAAGCCCTTGCCGGGCAGCATCCTCAGGGCCTTGGACGCCGGCGCCCTGGACCCGGTCATCGGCCGCGACGCCGAGATCGACCGCGTCGTCTGCATCCTCTGCCGCCGGACCAAGAACTGCGCCGCGCTCGTGGGCGCCGCCGGGGTCGGCAAGACGGCCATCGTCGAGGGCCTCGCGCAGCGCATCGCGGCCGGGAACGTCCCCGGCGCGCTCGCCGGGGCGCGCATCATGCAGCTCGACGTGGGAGCCATGGTCGCCGGGACACGCCTGCGCGGCATGTTCGAGCAGCggttcaaggaagccattaggaCGGCAGAGGAGTCGGACGGCAAGATCATCCTGTTCGTCGAcgagatgcacgtgctggtcGGCGCCGGGGACACCCGGGACGGCACCGGCGATGCGGCCAACATGCTCAAGCCGGCATTGGCCCGTGGCCGCATCCGTTGCGTCGGCGCTACCACGACCGGAGAGTACCGCAGGTACATCGAGCCGGATGCCGCGCTCGAGCGCCGGTTCCAGAAGGTCGCCGTCGAGCAGCCGAGCGTCGACGCCACCATTGCCATCCTGCAAGGGCTCAAGCAGCGGTACCAGGATCACCATGGGCTCAGGATCCAGGACGACGCGCTTGTCGCTGCCGCACAGCTCGCTGGCCGCTATATTTTCG GTCGCCAGTTTCCTGATAAGGCAATTGATCTTATTGACGAGGCATGCGCTACCACAAAGATGCAAGCCGACAGACAAAAACAAGTAAAAAATGGCCAATGCAGCCCTATGATCACTGCACCAAAGGAGCTAACTGTCGGCCGGAGCCATGTCGCACAG GTCGTGAGCCGATGGACTAGAATCCCTCTCACTACAATTGATCAAGAGGACAAGGAGAAGCTGACCCACCTAGCGAAAACATTGCACGACCGGGTTGTTGGCCAAGATGAGACGGGTCGTTAA
- the LOC100840277 gene encoding uncharacterized protein LOC100840277, with product MWDSMGTPYLTCPSDIESYVGNLTSYYVGNSNESLVVATSVAMFLLAVGFFTLTILGHASHVSSVLSPSARILLSGAVSLFPPVMSYLFSDAKSASECMATTEDEYSLAVLTGGAGDLELSPRARLILIWMLLVELLRKKVQAVKMVTKGPQRYIDIVTNAGTVFWLGYLVFFNIKGAGRVAMFGFLWLFCAIKLLQRIFFAEMMKRSLAYDKNARLVNSYMDDYNMMQPLGNNVSLKTCEYVVMGEEKLVLEAGPRGYTLDLDKVDEVITVGKIWRLAEDDHRRGVPLVLSSNEHRCPKRLCFSFALFKLLRRRIEHLPGAMSVEETAHCRDLIFQGLCEDEVAAAPLLFQVLRDEVDFLSEYYHSVHPVALATPFFFFVNYLLVFLVFCVLCVMITVLSGKGSVRFAIRSIKTDNYVLSLGVFRLVGCLVVTIIKTRSHSSSAAFFATIDVLISGLLFVSFLLEQLWEFMVFLLSKWFMVSLLCTYAGNPTRWRHCSTFRWFVRIIWWVSAKLGVQNPSSSSNTITLKQLSLLGCPCWFSALLPAEYLRNQAKRSIFQRFRQVAYNSQDNPISKGRRVLELERHHGYLHLAGSSDSNSVAEVILTWHIATEILDTTTTVVSAGVNHLQDDKQKQEQHRVMATSLSRYCAYLVAVYPELLPDHRYGTKSVYKKMKKDLRGALGLPYYYFSSKRCRCRKLMVAPADINAAKSTVVVLQKGILLGKALVEQAEAGDKELGSIWEMLADIWVELIVYVAPSGSEEHVKGHEEALVQGGELVTMLWALATHTGVTRPAAPFVAAGGLRTVHVEDEGIFPAA from the coding sequence ATGTGGGATTCAATGGGGACACCGTATTTGACATGTCCATCCGACATAGAATCCTACGTGGGAAACCTAACCTCCTACTACGTGGGCAACAGCAACGAGTCCCTGGTGGTGGCCACCTCCGTGGCcatgttcctcctcgccgtggGCTTCTTCACCCTCACCATCTTGGGCCACGCCTCCCACGTCAGCTCCGTCCTCAGCCCCAGCGCCCGCATCTTGCTCTCCGGCGCCGTCTCCCTCTTCCCGCCCGTCATGTCCTACCTCTTCTCCGACGCCAAGAGCGCCTCCGAGTGTATGGCGACGACCGAGGATGAGTACTCCCTGGCAGTGCTAACAGGCGGAGCCGGCGACTTGGAGCTCTCGCCGCGAGCTCGGCTAATCCTCATATGGATGCTACTCGTCGAGCTCCTTCGGAAGAAGGTGCAGGCCGTGAAGATGGTCACCAAGGGCCCGCAAAGGTACATCGATATCGTCACCAACGCCGGCACGGTCTTTTGGCTAGGTTACCTCGTcttcttcaacatcaagggaGCCGGACGGGTGGCCATGTTTGGCTTCCTATGGCTTTTCTGCGCCATCAAGCTGCTGCAGAGAATCTTCTTCGCCGAGATGATGAAGCGCTCCTTGGCCTACGACAAGAACGCCCGCCTCGTCAACTCCTACATGGACGACTACAACATGATGCAGCCGCTGGGCAATAATGTGTCATTGAAGACGTGCGAGTACGTGGTCATGGGAGAAGAGAAGCTGGTGCTGGAGGCCGGTCCGCGAGGCTACACGCTCGACCTCGACAAGGTCGACGAAGTCATCACCGTGGGCAAAATATGGCGGCTCGCCGAGGATGACCACCGCCGTGGCGTCCCACTCGTTCTTAGCTCCAACGAGCACCGGTGTCCCAAAAGGCTCTGCTTCTCATTCGCATTGTTCAAGCTGCTTCGGCGCAGGATCGAGCATTTACCGGGTGCCATGTCTGTGGAAGAAACAGCCCACTGCCGGGACCTCATCTTCCAAGGCTTGTGCGAGGACGAGGTGGCAGCTGCGCCGCTGCTGTTCCAGGTGCTCCGTGACGAGGTGGATTTCCTGAGCGAGTACTACCACTCGGTCCACCCCGTGGCACTGGCGAccccattcttcttcttcgtcaactACTTGCTTGTCTTCTTGGTGTTCTGCGTTCTCTGTGTCATGATCACCGTCCTCTCCGGCAAAGGCAGCGTGCGGTTCGCCATCCGCAGCATCAAGACCGACAACTATGTTTTGTCTCTCGGTGTGTTCAGGCTGGTCGGTTGCCTTGTGGTTACCATCATTAAGACTCGCTCGCACTCCAGCTCCGCGGCTTTCTTCGCAACCATTGATGTGCTCATCTCCGGCCTCCTCTTCGTCTCCTTCCTGTTGGAGCAACTGTGGGAGTTCATGGTCTTCCTGCTCTCCAAGTGGTTCATGGTCTCGCTGCTCTGCACCTACGCCGGGAACCCGACTCGGTGGCGCCACTGCTCCACCTTCCGCTGGTTCGTTCGCATTATCTGGTGGGTCAGCGCCAAGTTGGGCGTCCAAAACCCTAGTAGTAGCAGCAACACTATTACTCTCAAGCAGCTTTCCTTGCTAGGCTGCCCATGCTGGTTCTCCGCATTACTGCCGGCCGAGTATCTTCGGAACCAGGCAAAGCGATCCATATTCCAGCGCTTCCGCCAGGTGGCGTATAATAGCCAAGACAACCCTATCAGCAAAGGCCGACGTGTGCTGGAGCTGGAGAGGCATCACGGATATCTGCATTTGGCAGGGTCTTCCGACAGCAACAGCGTGGCAGAGGTCATCCTCACGTGGCACATCGCCACCGAGATCTTGGACACGACCACCACTGTGGTCTCCGCCGGAGTGAACCACCTGCAGGACGACAAGCAGAAGCAGGAGCAGCATAGGGTGATGGCTACGAGTCTATCTAGGTACTGCGCCTACCTGGTGGCGGTGTACCCAGAGCTGCTGCCGGACCACCGATATGGCACCAAGAGCGTCtacaagaagatgaagaaggaTCTCAGAGGGGCGCTCGGGCTCCCATACTACTACTTTTCCTCAAAGCGCTGCCgatgcaggaagctcatgGTGGCACCAGCAGACATCAACGCCGCAAAGTCGACGGTGGTGGTTCTTCAGAAGGGGATATTGCTGGGGAAAGCGCTGGTGGAACAAGCAGAAGCAGGCGACAAGGAATTAGGGTCCATCTGGGAGATGTTGGCCGATATTTGGGTGGAGCTCATCGTGTATGTGGCACCGTCCGGCAGCGAGGAGCACGTGAAGGGGCATGAGGAGGCGCTGGTCCAGGGAGGCGAGCTCGTCACCATGCTGTGGGCGTTGGCCACCCACACCGGCGTCACCCGCCCGGCGGCGCCTTTTGTTGCCGCAGGAGGACTCCGGACCGTCCATGTCGAGGACGAAGGAATATTCCCTGCTGCGTAG